The sequence TCACCAGCTCCGAGGACATGGGCCAGCAGGTCAACCGGCAGATGTTCGCCTCGCCCAAGGCGCTGGCCGTGTCCGCCGCCATCATGATCGCCATGGGCCTGGTGCCTGGCATGCCGCACATGTCCTTCCTTGGGCTCGGCGGCATTGCCGCTGGCGGCGCTTACTGGATCTGGCACCGGCAAAAGCAGGTCAAGCAGCAGGCCGAGCAGGAAGTGCAGAAACAGCAGGAGACGCTGCCCGCCACCCGCGCCGCGGAAACCAAGGAGCTGGGCTGGGATGACGTGACGCCGGTGGATATGGTCGGCCTGGAAGTCGGTTATCGCCTGATTCCGCTGGTCGATCGTAACCAGGGTGGACAGCTGCTGGCGCGGATCAAGGGTGTACGCAAGAAGCTGTCGCAGGACCTTGGCTTCCTGATGCCGTCGGTGCATATCCGCGACAACCTCGATCTGCTGCCCAACGCCTATCGCCTGACGCTGATGGGCGTGAGCCTCGCCGAGGCCGAGGTGTATCCGGACCGTGAGCTGGCGATCAATCCCGGTCAGGTATTCGGCCCGCTCAACGGCATCGCCGCCAAGGATCCGGCGTTCGGTCTGGAGGCGGTCTGGATCGAAGCCAGTCAGCGCGATCAGGCGCAGTCTCTCGGCTATACCGTGGTCGATGCCAGCACGGTGGTCGCCACTCACCTCAACCAGGTACTGCACAAGCACGCTCACGAGTTGCTCGGCCACGAAGAGGTCCAGCAGCTGATGCAATTGCTGGCCAAGAGTTCGCCCAAGCTTGCCGAGGAACTGGTGCCGGGGATGATCTCGCTGTCGACGTTGCTCAAGGTGCTGCAGGCGCTGCTGCAGGAGCAGGTGCCGGTGCGTGACATTCGCACCATCGCCGAGGCGATCGCGAACGTGGCGACCAAGAGTCAAGATCCCGCCGCGATGGTCGCCGCTGTCCGCGTTGCGCTGTCCCGCGCAATCGTGCAAAACGTTGTGGGGCTTGAGCCGCAGCTGCCTGTCATCACGCTGGAGCCAAGGTTGGAACAGATATTGCTCAACAGTTTGCAGAAGGCAGGACAAGGCTCGGAAGATGGCATTCTCCTCGAGCCGGGAATGGCCGAAAAGTTGCAACGTTCTCTGGTAGAAGCGGCACAGCGTCAAGAAATGATGGGTAAGCCGGCGATATTGCTGGTGGCAGGTCCGGTCCGCGCGATGCTTTCGCGTTTCGCCCGACTCGCCGTACCGAACATTCATGTCCTGGCCTATCAGGAAATACCAGACAACAAGCAGGTCACCATCGTCTCTACGGTGGGTCAGAATTAACCGAGGGTTATAGGCCATGCAGGTCAAACGTTTCTTCGCAGCCGACATGCGTATCGCCATGAAGATGATTCGTGACGAGTTGGGCGCTGATGCCGTGATCACGGGCAACCGCCGCGTTGCCGGCGGCGTTGAACTGACCGCTGTGCTCGATTACCCGATGGAGCCGGTGGCGCCCAAGCAGCCGAATGCGGCGCTGGAAGCGGAGCTGCGCAAGACTCAGGCGCGTATCGCCGACGCCCATGCCGAATTGAGCGCACCGTCGCGGGCTCAGCCGAGCAAGGATCGCCAACTGCTTGACGAGAAGCCTGCCGCCATCGCCCAGCCCAAGCCGGCTGCCGCTCCGGTCGCTGCCGACTCGCGAGCGATGGAAGCCATGCAGTCCGAACTGCAGGGGCTGCGTGAGCTGATCGAAATGCAGCTCGGCTCGATCGCCTGGGGACACGAGCAGAACCGTCGTCCGCAGCAGGCCAATCTCTGGCGCCGCTTGCAGCGCATCGGCCTGCCGGCCGAGTTGTCGCGCACCCTGCTGGAAAAGGTCGCTGCCGTGTCCGAGCCGCGCCAGGCCTGGCGCATGCTGTTGGCGCACCTGGCACAAGCGATCAAGGTCACCAAAGAGGAACCGTTGGAAGAGGGCGGTATCATTGCGCTGGTCGGCCCGGCCGGTGCCGGCAAGACCACGACCCTGGCCAAGCTTGCTGCACGCTACGTACTCAAGCACGGCGCGCAGAGCATCGCATTGGCGAGCATGGACAACTATCGTATCGGCGCTCAGGAGCAACTGAACACCTTGGGACGTATCCTTAACGTGCCGGTCATCCAGATCGATCCCAGCCAGCCGTTGAGCAAGACGCTCGCACCGATGGCCCGCAAGCGCCTGATCCTCATCGATACGGCGGGCTTGCCGGCAGGTGATCCGATGATGCGCGCGCAGCTCAAGGCACTGGCCGATCGCGGTATCCGGTCGAAGAACTACCTGGTATTGCCAGCGACCAGCCAGAGCCAGGTGCTCAAGGCGACCTGGCACAACTACCGGCCTTGCGGACTGGCGGGCTGCATTCTGACTAAACTGGACGAGGCCGGAAGCCTGGGAGACGTGCTGGGCCTGAGCATCAGCCAGCATTTGCCGATCGCCTACCTCGCCGACGGGCCGCGTATTCCGGAGGATCTGCATCTGCCGCGCAGCCATCAGTTGGTCAGCCGCGCGGTAAGCCTGCAATCGGAGGACAATCCCAGCGAGGAAACCATGGCTGACATGTTCTCCGGTCTGTACAACGGTGCTTCACGGCGGGTTGGATGAACGCTTTGCTCCGTGCAATACACAAAGATGACGCGTTCGGGCTGAACGCATCGATGGCCCAAGGGCTCCAGCAAGAAATAGGTTTGTGAAAATGGGTATGCATCCCGTACAGGTTATTGCAGTGACCGGCGGCAAAGGCGGCGTTGGCAAGACCAACGTGTCGGTCAATCTATCGCTGGCCCTGGCCGAACTCGGTCGCCGGGTCGTGTTGCTCGATGCCGACCTTGGCTTGGCCAACGTCGATGTACTGCTGGGGTTGACGGCCAAGCGTACGCTGGCCGACGTCGTGGCGGGCGAGTGCGACCTGCGCGATGTGATGATTCAGGGGCCAGGCGGCATTCGCGTGGTACCCGCGGCGTCGGGCACCCAGAGCATGGTGCAGTTGTCTACCCTTCAACATTCGGGGCTGATTCAGGCGTTCAGCGATATCGGCAACGATATCGACGTGCTGATCATCGACACCGCAGCCGGCATCGGCGACGGCGTGGTCAGCTTCGTCCGCGCCGCGCAGGAGGTACTTCTGGTCGTGACCGACGAGCCTACTTCTATCACCGATGCCTATGCATTGATCAAGCTGCTCAATCGCGACTATGGCATCAGCCGCTTCCGGGTGCTGGCCAACATGGCGCATGCGCCGCAGGAAGGTCGCAACCTGTTCGCCAAGTTGTCCAAGGTGACCGAGCGCTTCCTTGACGTGGCGTTGCAGTACGTCGGCGCCATCCCCTACGACGAGGCGGTGCGCAAGGCGGTACAGAAACAGCGCGCCGTCTATGAGGCCTATCCGCGAGCCAAGTGCTCGCTGGCGTTCAAGGCCATTGCTCAGAAAGTCGATACCTGGCCGCTGCCGGCTACGCCGCGCGGCCATCTAGAGTTCTTTGTGGAGCGCCTGGTCAGGCCCGCCGCAGATTCCAACGAACGATAGCGGCTGGACTCGGTATGTATAATAGCAAAGCTCAGGCAAAAGACTCGCAATACCAGCTCATCGATCAGTATGCGCCGCTGGTCAAGCGTATCGCTTATCACCTGCTGGCACGCTTGCCCGCGAGCGTGCAGGTCGACGACCTCATGCAGGCCGGCATGATCGGTCTGCTCGAAGCGTCAAAAAAATACGATGCCGGCAAGGGCGCCAGCTTCGAGACCTACGCAGGCATCCGCATTCGCGGCGCCATGCTCGACGAGGTCCGCAAGGGCGATTGGGCGCCGCGTTCCGTGCACCGTAACTCGCGCATGGTCAGCGAGGCGATTCGGGCCATCGAGGCCAGAACCGGACGCGACGCTAAAGATCAGGAAGTTGCGGCCGAACTTAAATTGAGTCTCGATGATTACTACGGCATTCTGGGCGACACCCTGGGCAGCCGTCTGTTCAGCTTCGATGATCTGCTGACCGAAGGCGAGCACGGGGAGTTCGAGGAGGATGCCGCCAGTGCCCACCCGGAGCCGTCCCG comes from Stutzerimonas stutzeri and encodes:
- the flhA gene encoding flagellar biosynthesis protein FlhA, coding for MDRTQLINIRNGLTGAGRGNLGVPLLLLVMMGMMMLSVPPFLLDLLFTFNIALSIVVLLVSVYALRPLDFAVFPTILLVATLMRLALNVASTRVVLIHGHDGGSAAGHVIEAFGNVVIGGNYVVGIVVFAILMIINFVVVTKGAGRISEVSARFTLDAMPGKQMAIDADLNAGLIDQAEAKVRRVEVASEADFYGSMDGASKFVRGDAIAGLLILFINLIGGVAIGMAQHGMSFSEAGQVYALLTIGDGLVAQIPSLLLSTSAAIMVTRVTSSEDMGQQVNRQMFASPKALAVSAAIMIAMGLVPGMPHMSFLGLGGIAAGGAYWIWHRQKQVKQQAEQEVQKQQETLPATRAAETKELGWDDVTPVDMVGLEVGYRLIPLVDRNQGGQLLARIKGVRKKLSQDLGFLMPSVHIRDNLDLLPNAYRLTLMGVSLAEAEVYPDRELAINPGQVFGPLNGIAAKDPAFGLEAVWIEASQRDQAQSLGYTVVDASTVVATHLNQVLHKHAHELLGHEEVQQLMQLLAKSSPKLAEELVPGMISLSTLLKVLQALLQEQVPVRDIRTIAEAIANVATKSQDPAAMVAAVRVALSRAIVQNVVGLEPQLPVITLEPRLEQILLNSLQKAGQGSEDGILLEPGMAEKLQRSLVEAAQRQEMMGKPAILLVAGPVRAMLSRFARLAVPNIHVLAYQEIPDNKQVTIVSTVGQN
- the flhF gene encoding flagellar biosynthesis protein FlhF; amino-acid sequence: MQVKRFFAADMRIAMKMIRDELGADAVITGNRRVAGGVELTAVLDYPMEPVAPKQPNAALEAELRKTQARIADAHAELSAPSRAQPSKDRQLLDEKPAAIAQPKPAAAPVAADSRAMEAMQSELQGLRELIEMQLGSIAWGHEQNRRPQQANLWRRLQRIGLPAELSRTLLEKVAAVSEPRQAWRMLLAHLAQAIKVTKEEPLEEGGIIALVGPAGAGKTTTLAKLAARYVLKHGAQSIALASMDNYRIGAQEQLNTLGRILNVPVIQIDPSQPLSKTLAPMARKRLILIDTAGLPAGDPMMRAQLKALADRGIRSKNYLVLPATSQSQVLKATWHNYRPCGLAGCILTKLDEAGSLGDVLGLSISQHLPIAYLADGPRIPEDLHLPRSHQLVSRAVSLQSEDNPSEETMADMFSGLYNGASRRVG
- the fleN gene encoding flagellar synthesis regulator FleN: MGMHPVQVIAVTGGKGGVGKTNVSVNLSLALAELGRRVVLLDADLGLANVDVLLGLTAKRTLADVVAGECDLRDVMIQGPGGIRVVPAASGTQSMVQLSTLQHSGLIQAFSDIGNDIDVLIIDTAAGIGDGVVSFVRAAQEVLLVVTDEPTSITDAYALIKLLNRDYGISRFRVLANMAHAPQEGRNLFAKLSKVTERFLDVALQYVGAIPYDEAVRKAVQKQRAVYEAYPRAKCSLAFKAIAQKVDTWPLPATPRGHLEFFVERLVRPAADSNER
- the fliA gene encoding RNA polymerase sigma factor FliA; protein product: MYNSKAQAKDSQYQLIDQYAPLVKRIAYHLLARLPASVQVDDLMQAGMIGLLEASKKYDAGKGASFETYAGIRIRGAMLDEVRKGDWAPRSVHRNSRMVSEAIRAIEARTGRDAKDQEVAAELKLSLDDYYGILGDTLGSRLFSFDDLLTEGEHGEFEEDAASAHPEPSRDLEDERFQQALAEAISSLPEREKLVLSLYYDEELNLKEIGQVLGVSESRVSQLHSQCAARLRARLGEWRAR